The DNA sequence TGGCCGACCGCGGCTGCCCGTACACCGGGCTGCTGTATGCGGGGCTCGCCATCGACTCCGAGGGGCCCGCGGTGGTCGAGTTCAACTGCCGCTTCGGCGACCCGGAGACGCAGGCGATCCTTCCGCTGCTGCGGACCCCGCTGGGCGGGGTGCTCGCGGCGGCGGCCGACGGCACGCTGGGCACCCTTCCGCCGCTGGAATGGCGCGCGGGCGCCGCGGTGACGGTGGTGCTCGCCGCGCAGAATTATCCGGGCACCCCGCGCACCGGCGACGCCATCACCGGTTCCGGCCTCACCGAGGGCCAGGACGGGACGGCGGTGCTGCACGCGGGCACCGCGCGGAACGAGGACGGCCGACTGGTCTCGGCGGGCGGCCGCGTCCTCAACGTCACCGGCACCGGCGACGACCTGGCGGGGGCGCGGGCGGCGGCCTACGACCGCCTGGCGCGGATCAGCCTCCCGGGGGCGCACCACCGCACCGACATCGGCCTCGCCGCGGAGCAGGGGCGGATCAGCATCTGACCTGCCGGCGGGCGGGGCGGCCCGGCCGGGTGGCACTGCGGCGCACGCTAGTGTCGTGTCGTGGTCACACAATCGCGGCGATCAGGCATCGAACCCTTCCACGTCATGGACGTGCTCAAGGCGGCGGGGGAACGGTCCCGCACGCATGGAGACCTCGTGAGCCTGGCCGCGGGACAACCTTCCACCCCCGCGCCCACTCCGGTGCTCGCGGCGGCGCGGCAGGCGCTCGGCTCGCATCTCCTCGGATACACCGAGGCGCTCGGCATCCCCGAACTGCGCGAGGCCATCGCCCGGTACCACCATGAGCGTTCCGGCGTGGCGGTGGACGCTGACGACGTCATCGTCACCACCGGGTCCTCGGGCGGATTCACACTGATCTTCCTGGCTGCGTTCGACGTCGGCGACACGGTGGTGATGGCGCGGCCCGGCTACCCCGCCTATCGCAACACGCTCGCCGCGCTGGGGTGCCGCGTGGCGGAGATCGACTGCGGGGCGGACACCCGCTTCCAGCCCACGGTGGAGATGCTCGAGGAGCACACGCACCGGACGGGGGCCGCGCCGGCGGGGCTCATCGTCGCGAGCCCCGCCAACCCCACGGGCACCGTGATCGACCCCGACGGCCTGGCCGCGCTGGCGCGTTGGTGCGAGGAGCACGGCACCCTGCTCATTTCCGACGAGATCTACCACGGCATCGAATTCTCCTCCAGCTCGGCGGACGGTGCAGGGCAGGGCGGTGCGGACCCGGGCGGTGCGGCTGCGCCCGCACCGCCCGCGACCAGCAGCGCCTGGGAGACCTCGCGGGAGGCCGTCGTCATGGGGTCGGTGTCCAAGTACTTCTCCATGACGGGGTGGCGCCTGGGCTGGATGCTCGTACCACGGGGTCTGCGGCGCGCGGTCGACAGGCTCACCGGCAACATGAACATCTGCCCGCCGGCACTTTCCCAGGTCGCGGGCGTCGCCGCGTTCTCACCCGAGTCGCGCACGGAGCTCGACGCCCACGTGCGTCGGTACGCCCGCAACAGGACGCTGATGCTGGAGGGCCTGCCGGCGATCGGCATCGACGATCTGGCGCCGGCGGACGGCGCCTTCTACGTCTACGCGGACATCGGGCACCTCACCGACGATGCGTTGCGGTGGTGCACCGATCTGCTGCGCGATACGGGCGTGGCGGTCACGCCGGGTGTGGACTTCGACACGCGGCGTGGAGGCCGCACCGTGCGCATGAGCTTCGCCGGCGCCGAGGATGAGATCGCGGAGGCGCTCCACAGGATGGGCCGCCACCTGCCCGGCCGCGGCTGAGGGCGTCGACGGACGCGTGCCCGGAGGCCGTCGTCGAGCGCGGCGGGTGCGGGCGCCGGCTTGGCCGGAGCGGGGCGTGGACGGCCGCCGATTATGACACGATTGCGCCATGCCGACCGCATCCACGAGCAAGGGTGAGCTGCGGCGCCGATGCCTCGTCGACGCCGCGGTGGAACTGCTGCGCGAGGGCGGGATCAGCGCAATCCGGCACCGGGCGGTGGCCGAGCGGGCCGGCGTGCCGCTGTCCGCCACCACGTACTACTTCAAATCGATCGACGACCTGGTGGCCAGCGCCATCGAGCACTGCTCGCTGCACGAGCACGAACGCATGCAGGAGCTCGTCGACCACGTCACGGTGCGGCGCAGGGGTGGGCGCGCCACGGCGGAGCTGCTGGCCGACCTCTACGCCGCCCCGGGCGGACAGGTGGAGCGCGACATGCTCATCGCGCGCTACGAGCGCCTCACCGGATCGGCGCGCGTGGCCGACCTGCGCGAGCTGCAACGCGGACTGGCGCGTCCGTACGGGTGGATGCTCGCCGAGGTGCTGCGCAAGTGCCGCCGCCGCGCGGACCCCGTCGGCATGGCGGGCATCACCGCGATCATCAACGGCACGATCCTGGCCGGGCTGCTCGACACCGCGACCGACCTGCGCGCGACCACCCGCGACGCGTTGCTGCCCGTGCTCGACGTCTTCGCCCCGCCGCTCGCGGACGGGGAGATGCGGGGAGCCTCCGCCGATCCCGCATAATGGGCGGCGTGGCCGATTCGACGCACGCAGTGCCCCCTTCCCCTTCCACCCCAGCCCCCTCCGCCGCAGCCCCCGCTGCCGCCCCGGTGATCGCCGACGTCCTCGCGCAGCGGTACGCGAGCGGCGAGCTGGTACGGCTGTGGACGGCGGAGAGCAAGATCATCGCCGAGCGCAGGCTGTGGCTGGCGGTGTTGCGCGCGCAGGCCGAGCTGGGCATCGAGGTGCCCGCGCAGGCGTTCGACGACTACGAGCGGGTCGTCGGGCAGGTGGACCTGG is a window from the Tomitella gaofuii genome containing:
- a CDS encoding pyridoxal phosphate-dependent aminotransferase, which codes for MDVLKAAGERSRTHGDLVSLAAGQPSTPAPTPVLAAARQALGSHLLGYTEALGIPELREAIARYHHERSGVAVDADDVIVTTGSSGGFTLIFLAAFDVGDTVVMARPGYPAYRNTLAALGCRVAEIDCGADTRFQPTVEMLEEHTHRTGAAPAGLIVASPANPTGTVIDPDGLAALARWCEEHGTLLISDEIYHGIEFSSSSADGAGQGGADPGGAAAPAPPATSSAWETSREAVVMGSVSKYFSMTGWRLGWMLVPRGLRRAVDRLTGNMNICPPALSQVAGVAAFSPESRTELDAHVRRYARNRTLMLEGLPAIGIDDLAPADGAFYVYADIGHLTDDALRWCTDLLRDTGVAVTPGVDFDTRRGGRTVRMSFAGAEDEIAEALHRMGRHLPGRG
- a CDS encoding TetR/AcrR family transcriptional regulator, which encodes MPTASTSKGELRRRCLVDAAVELLREGGISAIRHRAVAERAGVPLSATTYYFKSIDDLVASAIEHCSLHEHERMQELVDHVTVRRRGGRATAELLADLYAAPGGQVERDMLIARYERLTGSARVADLRELQRGLARPYGWMLAEVLRKCRRRADPVGMAGITAIINGTILAGLLDTATDLRATTRDALLPVLDVFAPPLADGEMRGASADPA